In Mustela erminea isolate mMusErm1 chromosome 7, mMusErm1.Pri, whole genome shotgun sequence, the genomic stretch attttttcttaaaattcacaaaagaatGCATTTACAGATATATGCCAAAAATATGCATAAACcacttctctaaaatatataagcaatAACCTGCCTTGAGCAGGGTGTCTTGGAAGACTGAGGTACCATGGATCAGGATGGGAGGGAAATGTTTTCATGCTGCACTGTTTTGTATCCTCAAACTCCTCACAACGTGTAGGAATTTCCGGTCAGAAGAAAGTTAAAAGTGATCACCCTGGCTACCATACGGAAAGTGGGCTGCAGGGGTAGGCGTGAGTAGGTGTGAGCTTCAGAAAACTAACTTCATGGAAGAGCATTCATGACAGAttatgaaagcaaagaaaaaaatgatgctgtACATGTAATTTGAATTTACATGCACAGGGGAAATGCTGGCCTGTTACACATTAACCCTCAGGTGATGACTGGTAAGCAATGACATCACAAGTGCTTTTCTGCTTTCCCCATGTTCTCTACAGTAAACATGTTATTATGTTTATAATGACAACAACCAAGTTCGTGAAGTTGGGGAGGGCAGCATACCTTATGCAGACTTGTCATGCCATCGTCATCCACTAACCTAGGGTTGGACCCATGAGACAGCAGGAGCCGTGCGATTTCGGTGTGCCCACAGTAGCTGGCCCGGTGCAGAGCTGTGGCGCCCCCATGGGTTTGGGCATTACACTTAGCCCCGCTTTCCAGCAGGAACTGGCATACAGCATAGTGCCCGTTGCGGCTGGCATAGTGCTGCAGGGAAGAGAGACCAAGGTCAGATGGCAGAGCCCAGGCAGACAAGGGCGGTGGGCAGGtgagagcatgggctctggagcaAAAGGATGTCAATGACCTCAGGGGCTACCTCCGTTCGCCATGGGACCTAGCCAAGCTTCTTCATTTCTAGCATCAGTTTCTTCAAcaggaaaatggggataataatcatTCCTACCTCAAAGGATTGTTaggtaaatgaaattaaataaaggaTATAAAGCACTTAATAcataaggaagaaacaaacaaaccaagaacaAGGTTCACACAAGTGCTTAAAACTGAAAACCtgctgggagagaagaaagggcaaACTAAAGGCAACATGACCCCTTCCGCACGGGGAGCAGGTATCCCGAGTACGGGTTTCCCTCCCCAACTCACCAGAGCAGTGTAGCCAGCCGAGTCGGGCTGGCTAGGGTCTGTTGCCTTCTGGATGAAATATTTGACTCGGCCTAGGTCTCCATTCAGGGCTGCCGACCAGATTCCTGTGGAAAGACAACTGAAGTGCTGAATAATGCCAAGTGACTAGAGACTTTCAGTGCTTCCTTTACCTCATCacctctattttctcatctatacaatggggatttattcattcaacaaatattaactgaagggcacctgggtggctcaattagttgagctcctgactcttggtttgggttgAAGTacaatcttagggtcctgggatcgagcctagaGTCAGGTTCAGCactcagcttgagattctctctctccctccgcccctcccatccatccatccatcaataaaaaaataaaatcttaaaaaaatttaactgagaTCTCTGTGCTATGGACTGTCCGAGCAGCTGGTGCTACAGttgtgaacaagacagacaggaGCTTTGTCGAATCAGGACAGTATGGTTGTGCAGACATAAATcccttcttcccattttaaacacataaatattaaataaagtaatGTTTAAAATGTCTGAATATAGAAGCAAActcaaaagcaagaaaaggacACTGCCAGTTGCCAGAAGAAGGTGAAAACCATAGCCAAAGTGGTGAGCAGGGTGTCCACCTGCAGAATCCTGGAAGTCTGTGTAAATGGACACACACCTTAGAGGCTTTGGCTTGAACAACTAGGCAGGGTCTGGAGCAAAGGCTGCAGGTCACGTGCATGGCCAGGAAGAGACACAACAAAGTTCTGTACACAAAGCTGGGAGGCAGAAGTACCACCTCACGCATGAACGGGGCCTGGAAAAATTTCTACTTTCCTGTTCTGAATAGCAGCAGAAAGCGAGCTGCCAGGCCCAGGCACTTTACTCACTCAGCAAGTATTTACTGCATACTTATCATGTATCTGGCACTGTTCTTGGAATTAGGGGTCCGCCAAGAATTAAAGGTCCCCAATTCCCAGGGCTGCCCCCAAAATTCTGGTCTCATGGAGGTTACTTTggttactttcttcttttttttttaaattaatttatttatttgagagagagagcgagatagAGCATGAGgggtgggaaggtcagagggagaagcaga encodes the following:
- the ANKRD39 gene encoding ankyrin repeat domain-containing protein 39, giving the protein MAAPHPCADGPCCSWPGAASGVQQTLDEMDFDRGIWSAALNGDLGRVKYFIQKATDPSQPDSAGYTALHYASRNGHYAVCQFLLESGAKCNAQTHGGATALHRASYCGHTEIARLLLSHGSNPRLVDDDGMTSLHKAAEKGHMDICSLLLEHSPTLKAVRDRKARLACDLLPCDSDLWDLLAT